A single region of the Pseudomonas granadensis genome encodes:
- a CDS encoding polysaccharide biosynthesis/export family protein, whose product MNTSALVLSFTLVMAAPVYAADPGTQYKLAAGDVLRIIVFGEPELSLKKIRLSDAGTFSYPFLGEISAKGLTPSQVEKFIVDGLKQGYLVDPKVSLSQIEYRPFYINGEVKKPGSYPFVPGLTLEKAIALGGGLTERASIKRVTILRGDSGATDTDNVTRSTTIAPGDTISIAQGFF is encoded by the coding sequence ATGAACACATCCGCACTTGTCTTGTCGTTCACGCTGGTGATGGCGGCGCCTGTCTACGCGGCAGATCCCGGCACGCAATACAAACTGGCCGCTGGCGATGTGTTGCGCATCATCGTGTTTGGTGAGCCGGAGTTGAGCCTGAAAAAGATCCGGCTCAGCGACGCCGGCACGTTTTCCTACCCCTTTCTCGGCGAAATCTCCGCCAAGGGGCTGACCCCCAGCCAGGTCGAAAAATTCATTGTCGACGGACTCAAGCAAGGCTACCTGGTCGACCCGAAAGTCAGTCTCAGCCAGATCGAATACCGCCCCTTTTACATCAATGGCGAAGTGAAAAAGCCCGGCAGCTATCCGTTCGTGCCCGGCTTGACCCTGGAAAAAGCCATTGCTTTGGGCGGGGGGCTGACCGAGCGAGCCTCGATCAAGCGCGTCACCATCTTGCGAGGCGACAGTGGCGCGACCGACACCGATAACGTGACGCGCAGCACCACGATTGCCCCCGGCGACACCATTTCCATTGCACAAGGGTTCTTCTGA
- a CDS encoding GumC family protein, producing the protein MDNSLGTYVERPLQAHVQQHHQHSEDKDTLDLLKLWRVIWRAKWSIGWLILVSGLLAAIVVSNITPQYIGSTTLLFNDKSPPLMSFQQVKDSNSNTTDYLQTQQALLQSRDLAERAVKKLGLTTHPVTDPRQQPKSWFAPREWLAAVDLDKWLPGLGLERWLPEKQAVTEEEVFNQVTQNLMLHTSVKFVGKSQLLEIEVELPDPVLAAAAANALARGFTDSQLDTSEKSTQTTTAWMNTRLVKLRDNLRAAEKKLQGYREEQGLVDVGGVATISANELEMTGNRMVDARRNRAEAESEYRQAKALGNGDLSKLSSVPAVLSNPLVQKFQADRALAQAKVDELSGRYGPKHPSLLSAQSELRTATTSLQLQVQQVVAGIERQYQLATASEASLRQSFNSNKAQIQDIARKEFQLREFQREVDSSRALYETFVTRLKETTATADMDSTKVRIVDPAIVPVDPSKPRKTLIVAIVSLIAAVIGVALALLFDSLSNTFKTDESIESALNIPLLSVVPLVMKKNRRQLARLFEDNDNPRFSETIRNLRTWLMLQSNEMPSQVVLITSTVAGEGKSTIANNLASSLAPLERVLLIDADMRQPTLSQNFDFPPDSPGLANVIAGTARLEDCIVSVGNLDMLLAGKVMPSARDSLAAPRLPSPAEPANALQPPPQDLLSSPRMARMLEALRSRYRHIIIDSPPAELISDALLLAKHSDAVIYVVKADSTPISQVQRGLAMLQQSHVPVFGTVLNQVDLRKARKYGHHHSRAFYNYDFAPR; encoded by the coding sequence ATGGACAACAGCCTTGGCACTTACGTCGAACGTCCTTTGCAAGCGCACGTGCAGCAGCATCACCAGCACAGCGAAGACAAGGACACCCTGGATCTGCTGAAACTCTGGCGGGTGATCTGGCGCGCGAAATGGAGCATCGGCTGGCTGATTCTGGTGAGCGGTCTGCTCGCGGCCATCGTGGTCTCGAACATCACTCCGCAATACATCGGCAGCACCACCCTGCTGTTCAACGACAAGAGCCCGCCGCTGATGTCCTTTCAGCAGGTCAAGGACTCCAACAGCAACACCACTGACTACCTGCAGACGCAACAGGCACTCCTGCAATCGCGGGATCTGGCCGAGCGTGCGGTGAAAAAACTCGGTTTGACCACGCACCCGGTCACTGACCCGCGCCAGCAACCGAAGTCGTGGTTCGCACCGCGCGAATGGCTGGCCGCTGTCGATCTGGACAAATGGTTACCGGGGCTCGGTCTGGAGCGCTGGCTGCCGGAAAAACAGGCGGTCACCGAAGAAGAAGTGTTCAACCAGGTCACGCAAAACCTGATGCTGCACACCAGCGTCAAGTTCGTCGGCAAGAGCCAGTTGCTCGAGATCGAGGTCGAGTTGCCCGACCCGGTTCTCGCCGCAGCGGCGGCCAATGCGCTGGCCCGCGGTTTCACCGACAGCCAGCTCGACACCAGTGAAAAATCCACGCAAACCACCACGGCGTGGATGAACACCCGGCTGGTCAAGTTGCGTGACAACTTGCGCGCCGCCGAGAAAAAGCTCCAGGGCTACCGCGAAGAGCAAGGTCTGGTGGACGTTGGCGGTGTCGCCACGATCAGCGCCAATGAACTGGAAATGACCGGTAATCGTATGGTCGATGCCCGGCGCAACCGTGCCGAAGCCGAAAGCGAGTACCGGCAGGCCAAGGCCCTGGGCAACGGCGATCTGAGCAAACTGTCCAGCGTGCCCGCCGTGTTAAGTAACCCATTGGTGCAGAAATTCCAGGCCGATCGTGCCCTGGCCCAGGCCAAGGTCGATGAACTGTCGGGGCGCTATGGGCCGAAGCATCCGAGCCTGCTGTCCGCGCAGTCGGAGTTGCGCACCGCCACCACCAGCCTGCAATTGCAGGTGCAGCAGGTGGTCGCCGGAATTGAGCGGCAATACCAGCTCGCCACGGCCAGTGAGGCTTCACTGCGTCAGTCCTTCAACAGCAACAAGGCGCAAATTCAGGACATTGCCCGCAAGGAATTCCAGTTGCGTGAATTCCAGCGTGAGGTCGACAGCTCGCGGGCGCTCTACGAAACCTTCGTCACCCGCTTGAAGGAAACTACTGCGACCGCCGACATGGACTCGACCAAAGTGCGCATCGTCGACCCGGCGATTGTTCCGGTCGATCCGAGCAAACCGCGGAAAACCTTGATCGTGGCGATCGTTTCCTTGATCGCGGCGGTGATCGGTGTGGCCCTGGCGCTGCTGTTCGACAGCCTGAGCAACACCTTCAAAACTGATGAGTCGATCGAAAGCGCGCTGAACATTCCGCTGCTCAGCGTGGTGCCATTGGTCATGAAGAAAAACCGCCGGCAGCTGGCGCGTTTGTTCGAAGACAACGACAACCCACGCTTCTCCGAGACGATCCGCAACCTGCGCACCTGGCTGATGCTGCAAAGCAACGAGATGCCCTCGCAAGTGGTGCTGATCACCTCGACGGTGGCCGGTGAAGGAAAAAGCACCATCGCCAACAACCTCGCCAGCTCGCTGGCACCGCTGGAAAGGGTACTGCTGATCGATGCCGACATGCGCCAGCCGACGCTGTCGCAGAATTTCGACTTCCCACCCGACAGCCCTGGCCTGGCGAACGTGATTGCCGGCACCGCCCGACTCGAAGACTGCATCGTTTCGGTGGGCAATCTGGACATGTTGCTGGCCGGCAAGGTCATGCCGTCGGCGCGAGATTCCCTCGCCGCGCCACGTCTGCCCTCGCCTGCCGAGCCGGCCAACGCACTGCAACCACCGCCGCAGGATCTGCTCAGTTCACCGCGCATGGCGCGCATGCTCGAAGCGCTGCGCTCGCGTTACCGGCACATCATCATCGATTCACCGCCTGCAGAATTGATCAGCGATGCGCTGTTGCTGGCCAAGCATTCGGATGCGGTCATTTACGTGGTCAAGGCTGACAGCACCCCGATCAGCCAGGTCCAGCGCGGCCTCGCGATGTTGCAACAGAGTCATGTGCCGGTATTCGGTACCGTGCTCAACCAGGTCGACCTGCGCAAGGCGCGCAAGTATGGCCATCACCACTCCCGGGCGTTCTATAACTACGATTTCGCGCCCAGGTAA
- a CDS encoding undecaprenyl-phosphate glucose phosphotransferase gives MTPLYTAHMTQRRGLTFWGQWSCALLLATSLLVLLVYWRVGYLTSEYRILIILAVLGSVPIYSVMRVYHKRYGLVVGLGRLLAGWLILLAVLAAIAFVTQTSAIYSRQVIILWAVLGFVVQAASFLPLHYLARLYSRKICNERRSVIIGTCPTAHELAKKLSTPNRALVLGFVAAADDSGPAPSILPLLGRVDAIREIIARLEVRRVYIVLNMAHAATIEALYIDLLDVNVDVVWIPDFGSMVLLNHSISEIERMPAIYLNESLISSHPASLLCKDLFERSLAALAIVLLSPLLLAVATAIKLTSAGPVLFKQNRHGCNGEVIKVWKFRSMHVHDDREVRQATRNDNRLTPIGHFLRRSSIDELPQLFNVVFGQMALVGPRPHAVTHNLYYTGKVRAYMARHRLKPGITGLAQITGHRGETETLEKMQLRVAQDLNYINQWSLWLDLKILLKTPFTLFSKNIY, from the coding sequence ATGACTCCGCTCTATACCGCTCATATGACGCAACGCCGCGGCCTGACCTTCTGGGGTCAATGGTCGTGCGCCCTGCTGCTGGCCACCTCGTTGCTGGTGCTGCTGGTGTATTGGCGCGTCGGCTACCTGACCAGCGAATATCGCATCCTGATCATCCTGGCTGTGCTCGGCTCAGTGCCGATCTACAGCGTGATGCGCGTGTATCACAAACGCTATGGCCTGGTGGTCGGGCTTGGCAGACTGCTGGCCGGCTGGTTGATTTTGCTCGCGGTGCTGGCGGCGATTGCCTTCGTCACGCAGACCAGCGCGATCTATTCGCGCCAGGTGATCATCCTCTGGGCGGTGCTGGGTTTCGTGGTCCAGGCGGCGAGTTTTCTGCCCCTGCATTACCTGGCCCGGCTGTACTCACGCAAGATCTGCAACGAACGCCGCTCGGTGATCATCGGCACCTGCCCGACGGCGCATGAGCTGGCGAAAAAGCTCTCCACGCCCAATCGTGCACTGGTGCTGGGCTTTGTCGCTGCCGCCGATGACAGCGGCCCCGCACCGAGCATTCTGCCGCTGCTCGGTCGCGTCGATGCGATCCGCGAGATCATCGCGCGCCTTGAAGTGCGCCGCGTGTACATCGTGCTGAACATGGCGCATGCCGCCACAATCGAAGCGCTGTACATCGACCTGCTCGACGTCAATGTCGATGTGGTGTGGATTCCGGATTTCGGCAGCATGGTCCTGCTCAACCATTCGATCTCGGAAATCGAGCGGATGCCGGCCATCTACCTCAACGAAAGCCTGATCAGCTCGCATCCGGCCAGTCTTTTGTGCAAGGACCTGTTCGAGCGCAGCCTCGCCGCGCTGGCGATCGTGCTGCTCAGCCCGTTGCTGTTGGCGGTAGCGACCGCGATCAAGCTGACCTCCGCAGGCCCGGTGCTGTTCAAGCAGAACCGCCACGGCTGCAACGGCGAAGTGATCAAGGTGTGGAAGTTTCGCTCGATGCACGTTCACGACGACCGTGAAGTGCGCCAGGCCACCCGCAACGACAACCGCCTCACGCCGATCGGCCACTTCCTGCGGCGCAGTTCCATCGACGAATTGCCGCAGCTGTTCAATGTCGTGTTTGGGCAGATGGCGCTGGTCGGTCCGCGCCCCCATGCGGTCACCCACAACCTCTATTACACCGGCAAGGTGCGCGCCTACATGGCCCGCCATCGGCTCAAGCCGGGCATCACCGGGCTGGCGCAGATCACCGGCCATCGCGGTGAAACCGAGACGCTGGAAAAGATGCAGCTGCGCGTCGCCCAGGACCTCAATTACATCAATCAATGGTCGCTGTGGCTCGACCTGAAAATCCTCCTCAAGACCCCCTTCACGCTGTTCTCGAAAAACATCTACTGA
- a CDS encoding UDP-glucose dehydrogenase family protein produces the protein MNVSVFGIGYVGLVQGAALAEVGHSVLCVDVDVARVEALKEGTLPIYEPGLKSLVRDNYQSGRLRFGTDLVDAVHHGDVLLIAVGTPPDEDGSADLQYVLGVAHTIALNMDRHQIIVDKSTVPVGTGDRVRAHIEQVLADNDRSELTFDVVSNPEFLKEGCAVEDCMRPDRIIIGTDSARAEEVMRELYEPFNRNREKILVMDVRSAELTKYAANCMLATKISFMNEMACLAESLGADIEKVRHGIGSDPRIGYQFIYPGPGYGGSCFPKDVKALIHAATSVDFDARVLKAVEARNQEQKTTLYSKIFNHFDGHLSGKTFALWGLSFKPNTDDMREAPSRVLMEALWRAGASVQAFDPKAMEEAQRIYGSRDDLTLTGTKEAALKNADALIIVTEWQAFRAPDFDVLSARLKQPLIFDGRNLFDPQRLSKRGFTYVSVGRQTLSVI, from the coding sequence ATGAATGTGAGCGTATTCGGTATTGGTTATGTTGGCCTTGTCCAAGGCGCTGCGCTGGCTGAGGTCGGGCACAGTGTGCTCTGCGTCGATGTCGACGTCGCCCGGGTCGAGGCCTTGAAGGAAGGCACTCTGCCAATCTACGAGCCGGGCCTGAAAAGCCTGGTGCGTGACAACTATCAGAGCGGCCGGCTGCGCTTCGGCACCGATCTGGTGGACGCCGTGCACCATGGCGACGTGTTGCTGATTGCGGTTGGCACCCCGCCGGACGAAGACGGTTCGGCGGACCTGCAATACGTGTTGGGCGTGGCGCACACCATCGCGCTGAACATGGACCGGCACCAGATCATCGTCGACAAATCCACCGTGCCGGTCGGCACTGGCGATCGGGTCCGCGCCCACATCGAGCAGGTGCTGGCCGACAACGACCGCAGCGAACTGACGTTCGACGTGGTTTCCAATCCGGAATTTCTCAAGGAAGGCTGTGCCGTCGAAGACTGCATGCGTCCGGACCGGATCATCATCGGCACCGACAGTGCGCGTGCCGAAGAAGTCATGCGGGAACTGTATGAGCCGTTCAATCGCAATCGCGAAAAAATCCTCGTCATGGACGTGCGCAGTGCCGAGCTGACCAAGTACGCCGCCAACTGCATGCTGGCGACCAAGATCAGCTTCATGAACGAAATGGCCTGCCTGGCCGAAAGCCTCGGCGCCGACATCGAGAAGGTCCGCCACGGCATCGGCTCGGACCCGCGCATCGGCTACCAATTCATCTACCCCGGCCCGGGCTACGGCGGTTCATGTTTTCCCAAAGACGTGAAGGCGCTGATCCACGCCGCCACCAGCGTCGACTTCGATGCCCGCGTGCTCAAGGCCGTCGAGGCGCGCAACCAGGAACAGAAAACCACGCTTTACAGCAAGATTTTCAATCACTTCGACGGCCACCTGAGCGGCAAGACCTTTGCCTTGTGGGGGCTGAGCTTCAAGCCCAACACCGACGACATGCGCGAAGCGCCCAGCCGCGTGTTGATGGAAGCCCTGTGGCGCGCGGGCGCCAGCGTGCAGGCCTTCGACCCCAAAGCCATGGAAGAGGCGCAGCGCATTTATGGCTCGCGCGATGACCTGACCCTGACCGGCACCAAGGAAGCGGCACTGAAAAATGCCGACGCGCTGATCATCGTCACCGAGTGGCAGGCGTTTCGCGCCCCGGACTTCGACGTCCTCAGCGCGCGGCTCAAGCAACCGCTGATTTTTGACGGGCGCAATCTGTTCGATCCGCAACGGTTGAGCAAACGCGGCTTCACCTACGTCTCGGTGGGTCGTCAGACCCTCTCTGTGATCTGA
- a CDS encoding WecB/TagA/CpsF family glycosyltransferase produces the protein MLKLELVGHYSPQLLEANQAYSFINFASISSVFAQRSGAITYFCDGMLMSSFMSRVTGRSIGRVSFDFTSIADQVLGGAERLGKRVYFVGARQGELELFMRKIQTLYPRLSIAGYHNGYFNATEAEALHADICRSKANILIVGLGAGLQEQFEQDVLRAGFQGVAFTCGGFIRQEALASRQYYPALINRLHLRAFYRMYREPHTIKRYLIDYPSNFLHLLALLARRKVAISVGE, from the coding sequence ATGTTGAAACTCGAACTGGTCGGGCACTACTCGCCACAATTGCTCGAGGCCAACCAGGCCTATTCGTTCATCAACTTTGCTTCGATCAGCAGCGTGTTCGCGCAGCGCTCGGGCGCCATCACCTACTTTTGCGACGGCATGCTGATGTCGTCATTCATGTCGCGGGTCACTGGCAGAAGCATCGGTCGGGTCAGCTTCGACTTCACCTCGATCGCCGACCAGGTACTGGGCGGTGCCGAGCGTTTGGGCAAGCGGGTTTACTTCGTCGGCGCCCGACAAGGCGAACTTGAGCTGTTCATGCGCAAGATCCAGACCCTCTATCCGCGTCTGAGCATCGCCGGTTACCACAACGGCTATTTCAACGCCACCGAGGCCGAGGCGCTGCACGCCGATATCTGCCGCAGCAAAGCGAACATTCTGATTGTCGGCCTCGGCGCCGGCCTCCAGGAACAGTTCGAACAGGACGTGCTGCGCGCAGGTTTTCAAGGCGTTGCCTTCACCTGTGGCGGGTTCATTCGTCAGGAAGCGCTGGCCTCGCGGCAATACTATCCGGCGCTGATCAATCGCCTGCACTTGCGCGCGTTCTATCGCATGTATCGCGAGCCGCACACGATCAAACGCTACCTCATCGATTACCCGAGCAACTTCTTGCACCTGCTGGCCCTGCTGGCACGGCGCAAGGTCGCCATCAGCGTCGGGGAGTGA
- a CDS encoding glycosyltransferase has protein sequence MHILFILKDFKSGGGVERVQQRLSEQFLKDGRRVSFFVMNGETPDTEGNQRHHSGGGNGIAGLLRSIVLLRRLIRDEQVTHLISAKEQANVCTWFATLGSACKVIYSRHIALDCKEQKTGPSSLRLLYALYLCGSGRVVTVSTALRQSLVGGLPWGRKRISFCPNAVITEQLFQASRAPLLAGLPEAYWLGLGRLTQQKGFDLLLDAYALALQQRTLPDLVIAGDGPMRDALKAQAQRLGIARRVHFTGYLSNPYPLLRNARLFILSSTHEGMPTVLIEALALGTPVLASDCETGPRELLDNGQLGLLVKVNDVPALAEGMLQSLVSRDDATPHEQTLTEALRPYTSQHAAQAYYQVWNQ, from the coding sequence ATGCACATCCTGTTCATTCTCAAGGATTTCAAATCCGGTGGCGGTGTCGAGCGCGTGCAGCAACGGCTGTCCGAGCAGTTTCTCAAGGATGGCCGGCGTGTGAGTTTCTTCGTCATGAACGGCGAAACCCCGGACACGGAAGGCAATCAACGTCACCACAGCGGCGGTGGCAACGGCATCGCCGGCCTGCTCCGCTCGATCGTGCTGTTGCGCCGGCTGATTCGTGACGAGCAGGTGACCCACCTGATTTCCGCCAAGGAGCAGGCCAACGTCTGCACCTGGTTCGCCACGCTGGGCAGTGCCTGCAAAGTCATCTACAGCCGACACATTGCCCTCGATTGCAAAGAGCAGAAAACCGGCCCTTCGAGCCTGCGCCTGCTGTACGCCTTGTACCTGTGCGGCAGCGGCAGAGTGGTCACGGTCTCCACGGCGTTGCGCCAGTCGCTGGTCGGCGGGTTGCCATGGGGCCGAAAGCGCATCAGCTTTTGCCCGAACGCGGTGATCACCGAACAACTGTTCCAGGCCTCACGGGCGCCACTACTCGCCGGGCTGCCCGAAGCTTACTGGTTGGGACTGGGACGACTCACGCAGCAGAAAGGCTTTGATCTGTTGCTCGACGCCTACGCCCTGGCCTTGCAACAGCGCACGTTGCCGGACCTGGTCATTGCCGGCGACGGGCCGATGCGCGATGCACTCAAAGCGCAGGCGCAACGCCTGGGTATCGCACGACGGGTGCACTTCACCGGTTACCTGAGCAACCCCTATCCGCTGCTCAGAAACGCGCGGCTGTTCATTCTCAGCTCCACCCACGAAGGCATGCCGACCGTGCTGATCGAAGCGCTGGCCCTGGGCACGCCGGTGCTGGCCAGCGACTGCGAAACCGGCCCCCGAGAACTGCTGGACAACGGCCAGCTCGGACTGCTGGTCAAGGTCAACGACGTGCCGGCACTGGCTGAGGGAATGCTGCAAAGCCTGGTCTCGCGCGATGACGCAACGCCCCACGAACAGACCCTGACCGAAGCCCTGCGTCCTTACACCAGCCAGCACGCGGCTCAGGCGTATTACCAGGTATGGAATCAATGA
- a CDS encoding glycosyltransferase, which translates to MKKFLIILHDLSAGGAEKMMTRLAGALVDAGNDVTLLLLTGGGINAKYLDPRVKTVELHSPRSVRAIPALARFLRANRFDAQLAALTHVNVVAIAAALLSGTLARLHVSERNAFSHDKHVNPAFMVRLAYSAAPLLYRLIPNPVICVSKGVAQDLVDTTIARRQDVTTADNPVLDDDFYKKRPGRPSHRWLLEKSGAVIVAVGRLAQQKGFDTLISALAALPDTNVRLIIFGEGALRPQLLEQARELGVAERVDLPGYTADPLAEVAAADCFVLSSRFEGSPNALVEALATGTPVVATRCPHGPAEILINGLVAPLVEVDDAPALAQAIVLQLNTPRHFKRHTRLEAAARFANTRALQTYLTAMLGSAAS; encoded by the coding sequence ATGAAAAAATTCCTGATCATCCTCCACGACCTCAGCGCCGGCGGCGCCGAGAAAATGATGACGCGCCTGGCCGGTGCGCTGGTCGACGCGGGCAACGACGTAACCTTGCTCCTGCTCACCGGCGGCGGCATCAACGCTAAATACCTCGACCCACGCGTCAAGACAGTCGAATTGCACAGCCCGCGCAGCGTTCGCGCGATTCCGGCACTCGCGCGGTTCCTGCGCGCCAATCGCTTCGATGCCCAATTGGCGGCGCTGACCCACGTCAACGTCGTGGCCATCGCCGCCGCGCTGTTGTCCGGCACGCTGGCACGCCTGCACGTCAGCGAACGCAACGCGTTTTCCCACGACAAACACGTCAATCCCGCCTTCATGGTGCGGCTCGCCTACAGCGCGGCGCCACTGCTGTATCGGCTGATCCCCAACCCGGTGATCTGCGTGTCGAAAGGCGTTGCCCAAGACCTGGTCGACACCACCATCGCCCGCCGCCAGGACGTGACCACTGCCGACAACCCGGTGCTTGACGACGACTTCTACAAAAAGCGCCCAGGCCGGCCCAGCCACCGCTGGCTGCTGGAAAAGTCCGGTGCGGTAATCGTTGCCGTGGGCCGCCTGGCCCAGCAAAAAGGTTTCGACACGTTGATCAGCGCGTTGGCCGCGCTACCCGATACCAACGTGCGTTTGATCATCTTCGGCGAAGGTGCGCTGCGCCCGCAGCTGCTTGAACAGGCCCGCGAGCTGGGCGTTGCCGAGCGTGTCGATCTGCCGGGCTATACCGCCGACCCGCTGGCGGAAGTCGCCGCCGCCGATTGTTTTGTCCTGTCGTCACGCTTCGAAGGCAGCCCGAATGCGCTGGTCGAGGCCTTGGCCACGGGCACGCCGGTGGTCGCGACTCGCTGCCCCCACGGCCCGGCAGAAATTCTTATCAATGGTCTGGTGGCGCCGCTGGTCGAGGTCGATGACGCGCCCGCCCTGGCGCAGGCAATCGTTCTGCAACTCAACACACCGCGCCACTTCAAGCGGCATACCCGGCTTGAGGCGGCGGCCCGGTTCGCCAATACCCGCGCGTTGCAGACCTATCTCACGGCGATGCTTGGGAGCGCCGCATCATGA
- a CDS encoding O-antigen ligase family protein — MSTLTIRYSTLRDGFALFGVLFYIQVITFILGLGGGFSFGDVDKDLEGSVANQVCGLVTLLVPLFFFIRNKVFLSKTFYRSNFFLLLFLLCVIASIGWSHDPMLSLKRVIAMLGVVFFAGFIAWNYPLEKIVFMLGCAIGAAAFIGLILAVVMPDVAFLSGGIRDGAFKGIFAEKNAGARLNAVAILLLLPMIRQGNRRALFCALCSLVAILLAQSATGVALVVFGTVSYWYFLTLIRLRIHRSQGLFFASTVLFLLAGLLLYNHVAWLLEIAGRDPSLTDRTLIWELLSPFVEQEWLKGYGFGAFWASPDADAFITRWGYIGNAHSGYMETLLNGGVIQLSALILLFGEALLKQYRAVTANHTAQLRASALVIIGLFAVTNYVAYVIPNYRSAEFLVFCTLALSFRHQLVMLPAFKPANPRQRQAGRAFAPDSAKA; from the coding sequence ATGAGCACCCTGACGATCCGATATTCAACCTTGCGCGACGGCTTCGCCCTCTTCGGCGTGCTGTTTTACATCCAGGTGATCACCTTCATCCTCGGCCTCGGCGGCGGGTTCAGCTTCGGCGACGTCGACAAGGACCTCGAAGGCAGCGTCGCCAATCAGGTCTGCGGACTGGTGACGCTGTTGGTGCCGTTGTTTTTCTTCATCCGCAACAAGGTGTTCCTGAGCAAAACCTTCTACCGCAGCAACTTCTTTCTGCTGCTGTTCCTGCTCTGTGTGATCGCCTCGATCGGCTGGTCCCATGACCCGATGCTCAGCCTGAAACGGGTGATCGCTATGCTCGGCGTGGTGTTTTTCGCCGGCTTCATTGCCTGGAACTACCCGCTGGAAAAGATCGTGTTCATGCTCGGCTGTGCGATCGGCGCCGCGGCGTTCATCGGGCTGATACTGGCGGTGGTCATGCCTGACGTCGCGTTCCTCTCCGGGGGCATCCGCGACGGCGCCTTCAAGGGGATTTTTGCCGAAAAGAACGCCGGCGCGCGGCTTAACGCCGTGGCCATTCTGTTATTGCTGCCGATGATCCGCCAGGGCAATCGCCGCGCGCTGTTCTGCGCGCTGTGTTCGCTGGTAGCGATTCTGCTCGCGCAGTCGGCGACCGGCGTCGCGCTGGTGGTGTTCGGCACGGTGAGCTACTGGTATTTCCTGACCCTCATCCGCCTGCGCATCCACCGCTCGCAGGGACTGTTTTTTGCCAGCACGGTGCTGTTTCTGCTGGCGGGTCTGTTGCTCTACAACCACGTCGCCTGGCTGCTCGAAATCGCTGGCCGCGACCCCTCGCTGACCGACCGCACGCTGATCTGGGAACTGCTTTCACCCTTCGTCGAGCAGGAATGGCTCAAGGGCTATGGCTTCGGCGCTTTCTGGGCCAGTCCCGATGCCGATGCGTTCATCACCCGTTGGGGCTATATCGGCAACGCCCACAGCGGCTACATGGAAACCCTGCTCAACGGCGGTGTGATCCAGTTGAGCGCACTGATTCTGCTGTTCGGCGAAGCGCTGCTCAAACAGTACCGCGCCGTGACCGCCAACCACACGGCGCAACTGCGTGCCAGTGCGCTGGTGATCATCGGCCTGTTCGCCGTCACCAACTACGTGGCGTACGTGATTCCCAACTACCGCTCCGCCGAATTCCTGGTGTTCTGCACCCTTGCCCTGTCCTTCCGGCATCAACTGGTGATGCTCCCCGCGTTCAAACCGGCAAACCCGCGCCAGCGTCAGGCTGGCCGGGCATTTGCGCCTGATTCCGCCAAGGCGTAA
- a CDS encoding glycosyltransferase family 2 protein codes for MTNQAPHTVCVLIPMYNGVDSIEQTLTSLAEQTRLPDHVIVIDDGSTDDGPQRVRDFAAPFRLTLLQQANAGQASARNTGLHHSQETFVAMLDADDQWRPQKLELQLALYDELEQQGRPVGLIDCYTQVNYSNGKRQLDAVRKSGMHFYDFVHANVLNGVSAALVKRDVMLQLGGFDAGLRYCEDRFMWTRIAEHWEIHTVPQVLLERTVNDGNMTAQPKKHYQNKMKFIDVYLERYGAQLSKQQHIDFVLGNHTDFLNTFSRRGDHAEVLDVYRRMFEYSWQTLIFDHGKPTLRYLYALARTGFKAPASTAAQ; via the coding sequence GTGACAAACCAAGCCCCGCATACCGTTTGTGTTCTGATCCCGATGTACAACGGCGTCGACAGCATTGAGCAGACGCTGACCTCGCTGGCCGAGCAGACGCGTCTGCCCGATCACGTCATTGTCATCGACGATGGCTCCACCGATGACGGGCCGCAACGGGTCCGGGACTTCGCTGCACCGTTTCGCCTGACCCTGTTGCAGCAGGCCAACGCCGGCCAGGCCAGTGCGCGCAATACCGGTTTGCACCACAGCCAGGAAACCTTCGTGGCGATGCTCGATGCCGATGATCAGTGGCGCCCGCAAAAACTCGAGCTGCAACTGGCGCTGTACGACGAACTCGAGCAACAGGGCCGCCCGGTCGGGCTGATCGATTGCTACACCCAGGTCAATTACAGCAACGGCAAGCGCCAACTGGACGCCGTGCGCAAGAGCGGCATGCACTTCTACGACTTCGTCCACGCCAACGTGCTCAATGGCGTGTCGGCCGCACTGGTCAAACGCGACGTGATGCTGCAACTCGGCGGCTTCGATGCCGGCCTGCGTTATTGCGAAGACCGGTTCATGTGGACGCGCATCGCCGAGCATTGGGAAATCCACACGGTGCCGCAGGTGCTGCTCGAACGCACGGTCAACGACGGCAACATGACCGCGCAACCGAAAAAACACTACCAGAACAAGATGAAGTTCATCGATGTGTACCTCGAGCGCTATGGCGCCCAGCTGAGCAAGCAGCAGCACATCGATTTTGTGCTGGGCAATCACACCGATTTTCTCAATACCTTTTCCCGGCGTGGCGATCATGCCGAGGTGCTCGATGTGTACCGGCGGATGTTCGAATACTCCTGGCAGACGCTGATCTTCGATCACGGCAAACCGACCTTGCGCTACCTCTACGCCCTCGCCCGCACCGGGTTCAAGGCACCGGCATCAACCGCCGCTCAATGA